In Tachyglossus aculeatus isolate mTacAcu1 chromosome 10, mTacAcu1.pri, whole genome shotgun sequence, the following proteins share a genomic window:
- the LOC119933381 gene encoding carboxypeptidase A5-like isoform X2 → MRGLLVFSFLLAAASGLKVFSGDQVLRIKARDETQFTVLKDLEHFKHLQVDFWRSPLRPSLPVDMRVPFSSLQSVKAYLKSHGISYSIMIDDVQVLIDKEREAMAASRRLERSSGNFDFSSYHTIEEIYDWIDNFASENSNLVSKIQIGQSYEQRPLLVLKFSTGGSNRSAVWIDTGIHSREWITHATGLWTANQIVSEYGKDPVLTSILDTLDIFLEIVTNPDGFAYTHSTDRMWRKTRSIIPGSSCSGVDANRNWDSNFGGTGSSDDVCSDDYHGPNPHSEVEVQSIVDFVLGHGNIKAWISIHSFSQLLMFPYGYKLEQTPDHQELNDLASEAVNVLTAKYGTEYTYGSISNTIYQASGTSIDWAYDNGIKYSFTFELRDTGEFGFMLPASEIIPTAEETWPALLTIIDHARRHPY, encoded by the exons GGACCAGGTACTCCGGATCAAGGCCAGGGATGAGACACAGTTCACAGTCCTCAAGGACCTGGAACACTTCAAACATCTGCAG GTTGACTTCTGGCGTAGCCCACTCAGGCCCAGCTTGCCGGTGGACATGAGAGTCCCCTTCTCCAGTCTGCAATCTGTCAAGGCCTACCTCAAGTCCCACGGCATCTCGTACTCCATCATGATTGATGATGTCCAG GTACTGATAGATAAGGAGCGAGAAGCCATGGCCGCCTCCAGAAGACTCGAGCGCAGCTCCGGCAATTTTGACTTCTCCTCTTACCACACCATCGAGGAG ATCTATGACTGGATTGACAACTTTGCATCTGAAAACTCCAACTTGGTCAGCAAAATCCAGATTGGTCAAAGTTACGAACAGCGTCCCCTTCTTGTGCTGAAG TTCAGCACTGGAGGCTCCAACCGTTCTGCCGTCTGGATCGACACCGGGATTCACTCTCGAGAGTGGATCACCCACGCCACTGGGCTCTGGACCGCCAATCAG ATTGTCAGTGAGTATGGCAAAGACCCAGTGCTGACCTCCATCCTTGACACCCTGGACATCTTCTTGGAGATAGTCACCAACCCTGATGGGTTCGCTTACACACACAGCACG GATCGCATGTGGCGCAAGACCAGGTCCATCATTCCTGGGTCATCCTGCTCCGGTGTGGACGCCAACAGGAACTGGGACTCCAACTTCGGAG GCACTGGCTCCAGCGACGATGTCTGCTCGGATGACTACCACGGACCCAATCCTCACTCCGAGGTGGAGGTACAATCTATCGTGGACTTTGTCCTGGGCCACGGAAACATCAAGGCTTGGATTTCCATCCACAGCTTCTCCCAGCTTCTCATGTTCCCCTATGGGTATAAGTTGGAGCAGACCCCTGACCACCAGGAGCTG AACGATCTGGCCAGCGAGGCTGTGAACGTGCTGACGGCCAAGTATGGGACCGAGTACACCTATGGCAGCATCTCCAACACCATCT ACCAGGCCAGCGGGACCAGTATCGACTGGGCCTATGATAACGGAATCAAATACTCCTTCACCTTCGAGCTGAGGGACACCGGGGAATTCGGCTTCATGCTGCCCGCGAGCGAGATCATCCCCACGGCCGAGGAGACCTGGCCCGCACTGCTCACGATCATAGACCATGCCCGCCGCCACCCCTATTAG
- the LOC119933381 gene encoding carboxypeptidase A5-like isoform X1, whose product MRGLLVFSFLLAAASGLKVFSGDQVLRIKARDETQFTVLKDLEHFKHLQVDFWRSPLRPSLPVDMRVPFSSLQSVKAYLKSHGISYSIMIDDVQVLIDKEREAMAASRRLERSSGNFDFSSYHTIEEIYDWIDNFASENSNLVSKIQIGQSYEQRPLLVLKFSTGGSNRSAVWIDTGIHSREWITHATGLWTANQIVSEYGKDPVLTSILDTLDIFLEIVTNPDGFAYTHSTDRMWRKTRSIIPGSSCSGVDANRNWDSNFGGTGSSDDVCSDDYHGPNPHSEVEVQSIVDFVLGHGNIKAWISIHSFSQLLMFPYGYKLEQTPDHQELTRPAGPVSTGPMITESNTPSPSS is encoded by the exons GGACCAGGTACTCCGGATCAAGGCCAGGGATGAGACACAGTTCACAGTCCTCAAGGACCTGGAACACTTCAAACATCTGCAG GTTGACTTCTGGCGTAGCCCACTCAGGCCCAGCTTGCCGGTGGACATGAGAGTCCCCTTCTCCAGTCTGCAATCTGTCAAGGCCTACCTCAAGTCCCACGGCATCTCGTACTCCATCATGATTGATGATGTCCAG GTACTGATAGATAAGGAGCGAGAAGCCATGGCCGCCTCCAGAAGACTCGAGCGCAGCTCCGGCAATTTTGACTTCTCCTCTTACCACACCATCGAGGAG ATCTATGACTGGATTGACAACTTTGCATCTGAAAACTCCAACTTGGTCAGCAAAATCCAGATTGGTCAAAGTTACGAACAGCGTCCCCTTCTTGTGCTGAAG TTCAGCACTGGAGGCTCCAACCGTTCTGCCGTCTGGATCGACACCGGGATTCACTCTCGAGAGTGGATCACCCACGCCACTGGGCTCTGGACCGCCAATCAG ATTGTCAGTGAGTATGGCAAAGACCCAGTGCTGACCTCCATCCTTGACACCCTGGACATCTTCTTGGAGATAGTCACCAACCCTGATGGGTTCGCTTACACACACAGCACG GATCGCATGTGGCGCAAGACCAGGTCCATCATTCCTGGGTCATCCTGCTCCGGTGTGGACGCCAACAGGAACTGGGACTCCAACTTCGGAG GCACTGGCTCCAGCGACGATGTCTGCTCGGATGACTACCACGGACCCAATCCTCACTCCGAGGTGGAGGTACAATCTATCGTGGACTTTGTCCTGGGCCACGGAAACATCAAGGCTTGGATTTCCATCCACAGCTTCTCCCAGCTTCTCATGTTCCCCTATGGGTATAAGTTGGAGCAGACCCCTGACCACCAGGAGCTG ACCAGGCCAGCGGGACCAGTATCGACTGGGCCTATGATAACGGAATCAAATACTCCTTCACCTTCGAGCTGA